The Streptomyces sp. NBC_01244 genome contains a region encoding:
- a CDS encoding MarR family winged helix-turn-helix transcriptional regulator, protein MTDKDPVDAIADQWFAVRPDLDTAPMAVFGRIFRISKAMGDAMEKAYARYGIARGEFDVVATLRRSGTPYTLSPRQLSATLMLTTGGMTGRLDKLEKAGLLRRSPDPDDRRGLRVTITDRGLALIDEAVEAGLEVQREALTGLDGAEIAALTGLLRKVMAGAP, encoded by the coding sequence ATGACCGACAAGGACCCCGTCGACGCCATCGCGGACCAGTGGTTCGCGGTGCGCCCCGATCTGGACACCGCGCCCATGGCCGTCTTCGGCCGGATCTTCCGGATCTCCAAAGCCATGGGTGACGCGATGGAAAAGGCCTACGCCCGCTACGGAATCGCGCGCGGGGAGTTCGACGTCGTGGCCACGCTGCGCCGCAGCGGAACCCCGTACACCCTCTCGCCCCGCCAGCTCTCGGCCACGCTGATGCTCACCACGGGCGGGATGACGGGACGGCTGGACAAGCTGGAGAAGGCCGGGCTGCTGCGCCGGAGCCCCGATCCGGACGACCGGCGGGGACTCCGGGTGACCATCACCGACCGCGGCCTCGCGCTCATCGACGAGGCGGTCGAGGCGGGTCTGGAGGTGCAGCGCGAAGCGCTCACCGGGCTCGACGGGGCGGAGATCGCGGCGCTCACCGGTCTGCTGCGCAAGGTGATGGCAGGGGCTCCGTAG